A window of Salvia splendens isolate huo1 chromosome 8, SspV2, whole genome shotgun sequence genomic DNA:
TTTTGAAGGTTAGATTTGCTCCATTTAGAGTGGGACACATGGAGTATTAGTGGAGAAtaagtctcacctcattagagagaaaatgattttcaaaattagaaagtgcatgttcttgtgggatggactaaaaaggaaaaagtgcatattttcgtgggatggaggaagtacaTGCTAATCAGATTTGAATTTTATTGTGTTAAAATTTTTAATCCGAATTATAAACATTCTAATTTGAGCtagtttatttttgtattttttattaagatCCTATTATTTTTAgagtgtaacttttttttatatctaaACTTGGGAAATGATATGATAGATATGTTAGGCTTATCTAGCTACAATTACAAAGGGTATTTTGCTGCTTATAGTTCACTCAAACTATAAAAAAACTCTCATGCTTTCACATGCCCCAACTACAAGTCTACGACTACAACTACAACTGAAACTGCAATCTCCATACAGAAAGCTAACAAGAAGGGAATCAATGAATGCATTTTTCCATTAGTTTTGCGGAGATATTTGCGCATGCATGGGAATGTCATGAACAGCCATGGCTTTTACAGTTAGTTTAATACTAGCACTTAACTTCGCCTTCATAAATCAAATACATGTACTATGTGTAATATTGTCAATAAACTTCAACGCTTTCATTAATGATGTCACATGTTGGCCTAGACCCACCTAGCTGTTCAACTGAATTACAAGTTACACCACATTCAAGGAATATAAATCATACTAGTATATTTAAACCAGCAATTAACTCGTTTACTCTTTTTACATGATTCTCGAATAAAGAGAAAAGTGTCGTATGTTCTTCTATTAAGCTCAGCTAGCTAACATATGGTAGAAAAAAGAGAACTCAATATCGTGCAAGAATATAATACATGAATAATTCAGTAAACTAGAGCTTAGCATTTAAATGAGAATTAAGTAATATACCACCCCATACACACAACCCAAATCGTACGGCACACAATTTGTCAAAGATACTCCATTAAAACTGTAAGTCAATTAATAATTATCTCCAGTTTGggtttaataattaataatctcATTAATTACACCATGATCCCGTGTTGCAGCAACAATCATAATCAAAAGTAAAGAGTCTCAGTCTTTCTCTATATATAGGCCGCGTCTCTTTTCTGCAGCTCCTCTCTATATTCATGGTTCCGTTCCAAGCTTCTTCATCAACTCTATTCTTCAAGCTGAAATAAGATCTAAGGTAAGATTTAGCCATGTATATGAGGATGATTATGCATTTCTGCCTAATTCTGCATCTCGATCAAACTTGATTAATCAAACCTAGCTAGGAATCGATGGGGCCGACAAAGAGCAGCAGCGATTGCGAGGAGGAAttagaggaggaggaggaggaggcgttCGTGGAGGTTGATCCATCGGGGCGATTCGGGAGATACAGTGAGCTTTTAGGGTGTGGAGCTGTGAAAAAGGTGTACCGCGCATTCGATCAGCGTGAGGGAAGAGACGTTGCCTGGAATCAAGTTCGCCTACGAAGCTTCAGCAGCGATCCATCTGTAATCATCCGATTGCGCTCCGAGATCGAGCTTCTCAAAAACTTAAAGCATCAAAACATCATATTCCTCTACCATTTCTGGAAAGATGTGGAGCACAACACTCTCAATTTCATCACCGAGGCCTGCGCTTCTGGCAATCTCAGAGACTACAGGAAGAAGCATCGCCATGTTTCCATCAAGGCGCTTAAGAAATGGGGGGTTCAGATTCTCCGAGGTTTGGATTATCTGCACACTCATGACCCCTGCATCATTCACAGAGACTTGAATTGCAGCAACATTTTCATCAATGGCAATGTGGGGAAGGTCAAGATCGGGGATTTGGGCCTGGCCGCCGTCGTGGGAGAGAACCACGCTGCGCATTCCATGATAGGCACGCCAGAGTACATGGCACCCGAACTGTATGAGGAGGACTACACAGAGCTCGTCGATATATACTCATTTGGGATGTGCTTGTTGGAGATGGCCACGTGTGAGATACCCTATAGCGAGTGCGATGGCCTCGGGAAGATATATAGGAAGGTAACGGCCGGGGTGATGCCTCGGGCCATGGACGACCTGCACGACCATGACCTCAAGGCCTTCGTTCAGAGGTGCGTGGGGAGGCCGAGGGATAGGCCCTCAGCTGCCCAGCTGCTCAAGGATCCATTtcttgctgatgttgtggacgATGATGATATTCAGGATGTTTGAAGGGTGGGTGGGGTGtgtttttaaatcaaataaaatgtaATCTTGAATTCAGATAGATATGACTTGAAACAAAATGCTCACTTCTGGCTAAATCCATATATTTCTCCACAAAAGCAAGAAAACTAATACATTTGACACTGTACATATACATGTCGTGCTTCTTCAACATAAATTGGAAACACCCAGCAAATGTAATGGGTTAACTTTCCAGTTCACATTTACGGATGGATATATAGTCAAGAATTCAAAGAATAATACACCTATATCATATAACTCTCGGATATCACACAAATTCATCTTTCACCACGGAGAAAAAAGGATGTGGATCATATACATCTTCCATGTTGAGCAATTCCTGTTAGTGACGAAACCTAGTTTAGTCTAAGAATCAGCAGAACAATTGCCATCAGAAATCGATTCTTGGCAACTCAAAGCAAGCAACATCCAGCAAGCCAGCAGCTCAACGTGATGTCCGGTTAAATAATCTCATAGATTCTTCGACTTCATTAGGTGTATTGTTATCAGCTTGTACCTGCACGACACACGGTAGTTATGATCACATAACATATCACTGCTTATAGTTTGGATTAAGCAGATTTACATACCTGAAGGCGATGCAAGAGGTACATCAAGAAGAGATGCACAAAAACCTGCCAGCATCATCACATAGTTATCATTAGAAAAGGCTAGAGTAAGAAAATGAACCATACAGCTAATTTTGCTAGAGAATAAGATCAATAAGTTAAAAGATTAGGTTAAATCTTCACACCAGATAGAACAGTAGGATAATGCGAGCTTTCGGATACCGCCACAAGAATCTTGTTGCCCTAGCAGCCCCAGTGTCTAATATATTTGCTGCCCTCTGCAACTGCAACTGGAATTGCACGGAAGATTCAGATTTCAGAGTATCACGTGGTAATCTGGATGAGCATGCTAACACTTTTGGAAGAAAAATACTCCGTAATACATACCTGTAAGCTTTCTCCAGCCATTTGGCGATGATGCAAGGGCAGAGGTCTGAATTTAGAATACGAGATTAGACTAAGGGAGGGAATAAGAAATTAACATCTAGGTTCTAAGTAAAAATTTATGGTATTGTGCCTCAAGCAATCCAGTTATGTTGCATTAATGAGGACACACGTACTCGAGTGTTTTCATGTCAGCATCCTCTTCCCAAGAGGACGATGCACGGCGAGAAACTCTGTTCCTTTCAGCTTCTAACTGTTTAAAGAGTTGAtacatttcaaaattaaataaggTATCTGGGAAGAGTGTGGGGTGAAACTAATGCAGCATAAACCGAGTTGAGACCTGTGCTTCCTGAAGACGCTTGACTTCCTTTTCCAACTGAAACTCAGCTGCTGCTTTTTCACTGGACATAGTTTCAAGTTGTGTTTGCTTGTAATACTGGAAATGAATGCAATAGTCTGATATCAAGCAAATTGTCAAGGTCCAGAGGTAGCCAATAACATGACAAAAATTACCAATAAATCAGTTAGTTCGCGATAACGTTTTTCCAGTTCCATGTGTTCCTGCTCAAAAACATGCACAACGtcatttcaaaaccaaatgaCAAGCTTAAGATATGAGatcaatataaataaacaaaagtAAAGAAGAGCTGCACAAATACATTAGGGTTACCTGACGTGAGTAGTGCTCAGCATCCCTCTTGATGGCAGCCATTTCAACCCTCATCTTCTGCACTTCAGCCTGTACAATTGATACAAtaaacaattactactaccaataTTTCCTATCTTAACACCTTATGTAGTCCTACATTAAATACTAGAAAAAATTATCAATAGCAAAAGAATACAAATAATAATCAACTTGCCTCCATTGAAGAAAGTTTGCTCTCAGCCTCTCTCTGACTTTGACGTGCACGCTCCACTTCCTCTTGCCACGCCTGCACCTTCATGTTAAGAAGATAAAATCAGCTATACACTTGAAGGACAAGGGAACAGGAAAGGAATAAAGAACAGTGTTTTTCTGATTGATCATTGAAGAACTATAACTTATCAGGTTTTAGCTTGTAGTAGAGACAAGCTTAGGCATACT
This region includes:
- the LOC121744383 gene encoding probable serine/threonine-protein kinase WNK11, encoding MGPTKSSSDCEEELEEEEEEAFVEVDPSGRFGRYSELLGCGAVKKVYRAFDQREGRDVAWNQVRLRSFSSDPSVIIRLRSEIELLKNLKHQNIIFLYHFWKDVEHNTLNFITEACASGNLRDYRKKHRHVSIKALKKWGVQILRGLDYLHTHDPCIIHRDLNCSNIFINGNVGKVKIGDLGLAAVVGENHAAHSMIGTPEYMAPELYEEDYTELVDIYSFGMCLLEMATCEIPYSECDGLGKIYRKVTAGVMPRAMDDLHDHDLKAFVQRCVGRPRDRPSAAQLLKDPFLADVVDDDDIQDV